A portion of the Cellulophaga algicola DSM 14237 genome contains these proteins:
- a CDS encoding DUF3109 family protein, with product MFQIGKTLVSEEIIENDFVCNLTACKGACCVDGDAGAPLEEKETEILVDIYQKVKPFLRAEGIAVIEDEGAFVKGEDGEWETPLVNGSECAYVVFADNGTAKCGLEEAYNAGATKWKKPVSCHMYPVRIREYSEFTAVNYHKWHICDPACSLGEELKVPVYKFLKEALIRKFGAKWYDELEVAAAEYLK from the coding sequence ATGTTTCAAATAGGAAAAACTTTAGTCTCTGAAGAAATAATAGAAAATGATTTTGTGTGTAATCTAACAGCTTGCAAAGGTGCTTGTTGTGTTGATGGTGATGCAGGAGCTCCGTTAGAGGAGAAGGAAACCGAAATACTTGTTGATATTTATCAAAAAGTGAAACCTTTTTTAAGAGCAGAAGGAATTGCTGTAATAGAAGACGAAGGGGCTTTTGTTAAAGGTGAAGATGGTGAATGGGAAACGCCATTGGTAAATGGCAGTGAATGTGCTTATGTTGTTTTTGCGGATAATGGAACTGCAAAATGTGGTCTAGAAGAAGCATACAATGCGGGCGCTACGAAGTGGAAAAAACCTGTTTCATGTCACATGTATCCAGTACGTATTCGTGAGTATTCAGAATTTACGGCAGTGAACTATCATAAATGGCATATTTGTGATCCTGCATGTTCATTAGGAGAAGAATTAAAAGTGCCCGTTTATAAGTTTCTAAAAGAAGCTTTGATAAGAAAATTTGGTGCTAAATGGTATGATGAATTGGAAGTTGCAGCAGCAGAATATCTTAAATAG
- a CDS encoding MarC family protein, with protein MEFHFDFKEIATATMVLFAVIDILGSIPIIVGLRNKVGHIQSEKASIVAAVIMIAFLFIGDEILSLIGIDVNSFAVAGSFIIFFLAIEMILGITLYRDDAPESASIVPIAFPLIAGAGTMTSILSLRAEYYVENIIVAIIINIIFVYLVLKSSKKIEKLLGQTGLSVIRKVFGVILLAIAVKLFAANINQLF; from the coding sequence ATGGAATTTCATTTCGATTTTAAAGAAATTGCTACAGCAACAATGGTCTTATTTGCTGTAATAGATATTTTAGGAAGTATCCCCATTATTGTTGGTTTACGCAACAAAGTTGGTCATATTCAATCTGAAAAAGCATCTATTGTTGCCGCAGTTATCATGATAGCTTTCCTCTTTATTGGTGATGAAATTTTGAGCTTAATCGGCATTGATGTCAATTCATTTGCCGTTGCAGGTTCTTTTATTATCTTTTTCCTTGCAATAGAAATGATTTTAGGCATTACCTTGTATCGTGATGACGCCCCCGAAAGTGCTTCAATAGTCCCTATCGCTTTTCCACTAATTGCTGGAGCGGGTACAATGACTTCAATTCTATCCTTACGAGCAGAATATTACGTAGAAAACATCATAGTCGCCATTATAATCAACATCATCTTTGTATACCTTGTTTTAAAATCTTCTAAAAAAATAGAAAAGTTGTTAGGGCAGACAGGATTAAGTGTCATCAGAAAAGTTTTTGGTGTTATCCTATTAGCCATCGCTGTAAAATTATTTGCAGCGAACATTAATCAACTTTTTTAA